The Roseibaca calidilacus genome has a window encoding:
- a CDS encoding glycosyltransferase, translating into MKILFVHQNFPAQFKHLAPALAARGHDVVALTAESNQQQSPIRTYRYPMPDPAPKPGQARLATTYMAMTDRAHRVGRAAAQLRDKLGFVPDVIFGHSGWGETLFLAEIFPQARLLVYAEFYYGTTGLDVGFDPEFSSADPFAGFGVIARQSHLALSMVQADAALAPTEWQADTFPPELRAKITITHDGVDTDLLVPNPAAQFTLPNGRSLRAGDEVLTYVTRNIEPYRGSHIFIRALPQILAARPGAQVVIIGGDGVSYGMAPPQGTWKDRFLSEIAGAPGLERVHFLGRVPYRDFVTLVQISRAHAYLTIPFVLSWSLLESMAMGAHVIASRTAPVEEVVVDGVNGQLVDFFDIDAWSDALIAALGNPARFAARRAAARKTIVENYDLKRLCLPRLIRFTEG; encoded by the coding sequence GTGAAAATTCTGTTCGTCCATCAGAATTTTCCGGCCCAGTTCAAGCATTTGGCCCCTGCCCTTGCCGCGCGCGGGCATGACGTGGTGGCCCTGACTGCCGAGAGCAACCAGCAGCAAAGCCCGATCCGAACCTATCGCTACCCCATGCCCGATCCGGCCCCCAAGCCAGGGCAAGCGCGGCTGGCCACGACCTATATGGCCATGACCGACCGCGCGCACCGCGTGGGCCGCGCGGCGGCGCAGTTGCGCGACAAACTGGGGTTCGTGCCCGATGTGATCTTCGGGCATAGCGGTTGGGGCGAAACCCTGTTCCTGGCAGAGATTTTCCCGCAGGCCCGATTGTTGGTCTATGCCGAATTCTATTATGGCACCACCGGGTTGGATGTAGGGTTTGACCCGGAATTCAGCAGCGCCGACCCGTTTGCGGGGTTTGGCGTGATCGCGCGGCAATCGCATCTGGCGCTGTCCATGGTGCAGGCCGATGCGGCACTTGCCCCGACCGAATGGCAGGCCGACACCTTCCCGCCCGAATTGCGCGCCAAGATCACCATTACCCATGACGGGGTGGATACCGATTTGCTGGTCCCTAACCCGGCCGCGCAGTTCACGCTGCCCAATGGCCGCAGCTTGCGCGCGGGGGATGAGGTTCTGACCTATGTGACCCGCAATATAGAACCCTATCGCGGGTCGCATATCTTTATCCGCGCCTTGCCGCAAATCTTGGCCGCGCGGCCCGGCGCGCAGGTTGTCATTATCGGCGGTGATGGGGTCAGCTATGGCATGGCCCCGCCGCAAGGCACATGGAAAGACCGATTCCTGTCGGAAATTGCAGGCGCGCCGGGGTTGGAGCGGGTGCATTTTCTGGGGCGTGTGCCCTATCGCGACTTTGTCACGCTGGTGCAGATTTCGCGCGCCCATGCCTATCTGACCATTCCGTTCGTGCTGTCGTGGTCGCTGCTGGAATCGATGGCCATGGGCGCGCATGTCATCGCGTCGCGCACCGCCCCGGTCGAGGAAGTTGTGGTCGATGGCGTAAATGGCCAGTTGGTCGATTTCTTCGATATTGACGCTTGGTCGGACGCGCTGATCGCGGCGCTGGGCAACCCAGCCCGCTTTGCCGCGCGCCGGGCGGCAGCGCGCAAGACGATTGTTGAAAACTATGATCTGAAACGGTTGTGCCTGCCGCGGCTTATTCGCTTTACCGAAGGTTAG
- a CDS encoding ABC transporter ATP-binding protein — MSLLNVQDLTVTFRQDGQPVPAVRGVSFHVDKGETVAIVGESGSGKSVSALSCVGLLPDAAQVAGSVTFKGAELVGAPAAKLRQVRGNDISFIFQEPMTSLNPLHTIEKQIAESLSLHQGLSGAAARARVLDLLNKVGIHDAESRLSAYPHQLSGGQRQRVMIAMALANGPELLVADEPTTALDVTIQAQILELLVDLKRAEGMSLLFITHDLNIVRRFADRVCVMQAGEIVEQGKTSEIFDAPQHPYTRKLLAAEQHGTPPPVPDSAAEVLRTDGLRIWFPITRGFLRRTVGHVKAVNGASLTLRAGETLGVVGESGSGKTTLALAILRLISSEGPIWFDGADIQGRKSADLRALRRDVQIVFQDPFGSLSPRMTVEQIISEGLGVHGSPTGQSERELVAEIMTEVGLDPATMERYPHEFSGGQRQRIAIARAMILRPKLLVLDEPTSALDMTVQVQIVELLRDLQRRHGLAYLFISHDLRVVRAMSHKVVVMKQGDVVESGPVDQVFDAPQQDYTRALLAAAFDMTAIGAD, encoded by the coding sequence ATGAGCCTGCTGAACGTGCAAGATCTGACCGTGACCTTCCGGCAAGACGGTCAGCCCGTGCCTGCGGTGCGCGGCGTGTCCTTCCATGTGGACAAGGGCGAAACCGTTGCGATCGTGGGCGAATCGGGGTCGGGCAAATCTGTCAGCGCCTTGTCCTGCGTGGGGCTGTTGCCCGATGCCGCGCAGGTGGCGGGCTCTGTAACCTTCAAGGGCGCGGAACTGGTGGGCGCGCCTGCGGCCAAGCTGCGGCAGGTGCGCGGCAATGACATCAGCTTCATCTTCCAAGAGCCGATGACCTCGCTGAACCCGCTGCACACGATTGAAAAACAGATCGCGGAAAGCCTGTCATTGCATCAGGGCCTGTCGGGGGCGGCGGCGCGGGCGCGCGTGCTGGACCTGCTGAACAAGGTGGGTATTCACGACGCCGAAAGCCGCCTGTCGGCCTATCCGCACCAGTTGTCGGGCGGGCAGCGGCAGCGCGTGATGATCGCAATGGCGTTGGCGAACGGCCCCGAATTGCTGGTCGCGGATGAACCGACCACCGCGCTGGATGTGACCATTCAGGCGCAAATTCTGGAATTGTTGGTCGATCTGAAACGCGCCGAGGGGATGAGCCTTTTGTTCATCACCCATGACCTGAACATCGTGCGCCGTTTTGCCGACCGGGTGTGTGTGATGCAAGCGGGCGAAATCGTGGAACAGGGGAAAACATCGGAAATTTTCGACGCACCGCAACACCCCTATACCCGCAAGCTACTGGCCGCCGAACAGCACGGCACGCCGCCCCCCGTCCCCGATAGCGCGGCAGAGGTGTTGCGCACCGATGGTTTGCGCATCTGGTTTCCTATAACGCGCGGTTTCCTGCGCCGCACGGTTGGGCATGTCAAAGCCGTGAACGGCGCCAGCCTGACCCTGCGCGCGGGTGAGACCTTGGGCGTGGTCGGCGAATCCGGGTCGGGTAAGACCACGCTGGCGCTGGCCATTTTGCGGCTTATTTCCAGCGAAGGGCCGATCTGGTTTGACGGCGCCGATATTCAGGGCCGCAAATCTGCCGATCTGCGGGCGCTGCGCCGCGATGTGCAGATCGTGTTCCAAGACCCGTTCGGCAGCCTTAGCCCGCGCATGACGGTCGAACAGATCATTTCCGAAGGCTTGGGCGTGCATGGCAGTCCCACCGGGCAGTCGGAACGCGAATTGGTGGCAGAGATCATGACCGAGGTGGGTCTGGACCCCGCCACGATGGAACGCTACCCGCATGAGTTTTCCGGTGGGCAGCGCCAGCGCATTGCCATCGCCCGCGCCATGATCCTGCGGCCCAAGCTGCTGGTGCTGGACGAACCGACATCTGCGCTTGATATGACCGTTCAGGTGCAGATCGTGGAATTGCTGCGCGACTTGCAGCGCCGCCACGGGCTGGCCTATCTGTTTATCAGCCACGATCTGCGGGTGGTGCGGGCCATGTCGCACAAGGTTGTGGTCATGAAGCAGGGCGATGTCGTGGAAAGCGGGCCGGTCGACCAGGTGTTTGACGCGCCGCAACAGGATTACACCCGCGCGCTTTTGGCGGCGGCCTTCGACATGACCGCTATCGGCGCCGATTGA
- a CDS encoding ABC transporter permease codes for MDQTNFPPRTQTRSRFALSPLNQRRWANFKANRRAWWSLIILGTLYFVSLFAEFIANDRPIVINYQGAYYFPIGNFYAETTFGGDFRTEAQYTDPVVQCLIRAGGAELCFDDPEEASAQAETGVVDGAEITQGWMIWPPIPYSYDTVNEIGGAAPSAPDDRHLLGTDDTARDVLARIIYGFRLSITFALVVTALSSAIGIAAGAVQGYFGGALDLLFQRVIELWNSVPSLYIIIIISSMVAMNFWLLVFLITLFGWTGLVGVVRAEFLRARNFEYIRAAKALGVSNTRIMFRHVLPNAMVATLTMLPFIITGVIGTLATLDFLGFGLPSSAPSLGELTLQAKNNLQAPWLGFSAFFTFAVMLSLLVFIFEGVRDAFDPRKTFR; via the coding sequence ATGGACCAGACAAATTTCCCGCCGCGCACCCAAACCCGTAGCCGTTTTGCGCTGTCGCCGCTGAACCAACGGCGTTGGGCAAATTTCAAGGCCAACCGCCGCGCGTGGTGGTCGCTGATTATACTTGGCACGCTGTATTTTGTTTCGCTTTTCGCGGAATTCATCGCCAATGACCGGCCCATCGTAATCAATTATCAAGGGGCCTATTACTTCCCCATCGGCAATTTCTACGCCGAAACCACCTTTGGCGGCGATTTCCGCACCGAAGCGCAATATACCGACCCGGTGGTGCAATGCCTGATCCGCGCAGGCGGCGCGGAGCTGTGCTTTGACGACCCGGAAGAGGCCAGCGCGCAGGCCGAAACAGGCGTTGTTGACGGGGCAGAGATTACCCAAGGCTGGATGATCTGGCCCCCCATCCCCTATAGCTACGATACCGTGAACGAGATCGGCGGTGCGGCGCCCTCTGCGCCCGATGACCGGCACTTGCTGGGCACCGATGACACCGCGCGCGACGTGCTGGCGCGGATTATCTACGGGTTCCGGCTGTCGATAACCTTCGCGCTTGTCGTGACCGCGCTCAGCTCTGCCATCGGGATCGCGGCGGGGGCGGTGCAGGGCTATTTCGGCGGCGCGTTGGACCTGCTGTTTCAGCGCGTGATCGAGCTGTGGAACTCTGTTCCGTCGCTTTACATCATCATCATCATTTCCAGCATGGTCGCGATGAATTTTTGGCTATTGGTGTTCTTGATAACCCTGTTTGGCTGGACAGGGTTGGTCGGCGTGGTGCGTGCTGAATTCCTGCGGGCGCGGAACTTTGAATATATCCGCGCCGCGAAAGCGCTGGGCGTGTCGAACACGCGCATCATGTTCCGCCATGTTCTGCCCAATGCCATGGTGGCCACGCTGACGATGTTGCCCTTCATCATCACCGGGGTCATCGGCACCTTGGCGACGCTGGATTTTCTGGGCTTTGGCCTGCCGTCTTCGGCCCCGTCGCTTGGCGAACTTACGCTTCAGGCCAAGAACAACCTGCAAGCGCCATGGCTTGGGTTCTCGGCCTTTTTCACCTTTGCGGTCATGCTGTCGCTTCTGGTTTTTATCTTTGAAGGGGTGCGCGACGCGTTCGACCCCAGAAAGACGTTCCGATGA
- a CDS encoding microcin C ABC transporter permease YejB has product MGAYIARRLLLIIPTLLGVMLINFFLVQFVPGGPIEQVIARMEGQGNVFGAFDGGGADVNAGAMENERYVGARGLPPEFIEELEREFGFDKPPLERFLHMMWNYMRFDFGESYFRSISVVDLVVEKLPVSITLGLWSTLIAYMVSIPLGIRKATRDGTRFDTFTSGLIIVAYAIPGFLFAILLLVLFAGGSYYQIFPARGLTSPQEVWDQLSPIGKALDYLWHITLPVIASTIAAFATLTLLTKNSFLDEIRKQYVMTARAKGLMENRVLYGHVFRNAMLIVIAGFPAVFVSVFFGGSLIIETIFSLDGLGRLGFEAVVARDYPVMFGTLFVFSLLGLVVGLLSDLMYVWIDPRIDFESRET; this is encoded by the coding sequence ATGGGCGCTTATATCGCGCGACGCTTGCTGCTGATCATCCCCACGCTGCTGGGGGTGATGCTGATAAACTTCTTCCTTGTGCAATTCGTGCCCGGCGGCCCGATCGAACAGGTGATTGCCCGCATGGAAGGGCAAGGCAATGTATTCGGGGCTTTCGACGGGGGCGGCGCGGATGTGAACGCGGGCGCCATGGAAAACGAACGCTATGTCGGCGCGCGCGGGTTGCCACCCGAATTTATAGAAGAGTTGGAACGCGAATTCGGCTTCGACAAACCGCCGCTCGAACGTTTTTTGCATATGATGTGGAACTATATGCGGTTTGATTTTGGCGAAAGCTACTTCCGGTCCATTTCGGTTGTTGATCTGGTGGTGGAAAAGCTGCCCGTGTCGATCACGCTGGGCCTGTGGTCTACGCTGATCGCTTACATGGTTTCCATTCCGCTTGGCATTCGCAAGGCCACGCGCGACGGAACGCGGTTTGACACATTCACGTCGGGGCTGATTATCGTGGCCTATGCGATCCCCGGTTTCCTGTTCGCAATCCTGCTATTGGTGTTGTTCGCAGGGGGGTCGTATTACCAGATATTCCCGGCGCGGGGCCTGACCTCTCCGCAAGAGGTGTGGGACCAGTTGTCGCCCATCGGCAAGGCGTTGGATTACCTCTGGCATATTACCTTGCCTGTGATCGCATCCACCATTGCCGCTTTTGCAACACTGACACTGCTGACCAAGAACTCTTTCCTCGATGAAATCCGCAAACAATACGTCATGACCGCGCGCGCCAAGGGGCTGATGGAAAACCGCGTGCTGTATGGCCATGTGTTCCGCAACGCCATGCTGATCGTGATCGCGGGTTTTCCGGCTGTGTTCGTCAGCGTGTTCTTTGGCGGTTCGCTGATTATTGAAACCATCTTCTCGCTTGATGGCTTGGGCCGTCTGGGGTTCGAGGCCGTCGTGGCCCGTGATTACCCGGTCATGTTCGGCACCTTGTTCGTGTTTAGCCTGTTGGGGCTGGTCGTGGGTCTGCTGTCAGACCTGATGTATGTCTGGATCGACCCGCGAATTGATTTCGAGTCGCGAGAGACCTGA
- a CDS encoding extracellular solute-binding protein: MFHRMTRVAVFALALGAAPLAAQDDDIIRAHGYSFYGELSYPEDFTHFNYVNPDAPKGGAIALPAQGTFDSMNPFSRKGRAGALSSAIYESLLETAEPMGGGMAPADAYGEYYGLLAHMVEYPASKEWVIFHMRPEARFSDGTPVTAHDVVFSHNLFIEQGLPSYSQAVSKRVLSAEALDDYTVKFTFADGISRRSLIDQVGSTPVFSKTWYEETGARLDESRMEISPGSGPYMLDEFEVNRSITYKRDPDYWGADLPNNVGRHNFDEIRIEYFADGAAAFEGFKSGIYTFRAENNSRQWATGYDFPAIERGHVVRDELPTGLPPTPTGFVFNLGREMFADARVREAISLAFNFEWTNETLQYGLFKPRASYTQGTRLQADGPPEGLELELLESLGDLVPPAMLTEPARMPHLSNANRLADRRNIRRARGLLEEAGWTVDDAGALRNADGRQMVIEIPVSSAGSATMDSIVETYTQNLRQLGIDAQFQRIDAAQHTDRRRNRDYDMIFDQYGAFMDTGTGLHQRFGSETAEFSLFNPAGLASPLVDAIIDASLDADTPEARDAALMALDRALRHELIMVPAWYNDTVWVAYWDIFKHPETIPPFSTGELDFWWYDADRAEELRASGALR; encoded by the coding sequence ATGTTTCACCGTATGACCCGCGTCGCCGTCTTTGCGCTTGCACTTGGGGCCGCGCCCTTGGCCGCGCAAGATGACGACATCATTCGCGCGCATGGGTATTCCTTTTATGGCGAGTTGAGCTACCCCGAAGATTTCACGCATTTCAACTACGTCAACCCCGACGCGCCCAAGGGCGGGGCGATCGCGCTGCCCGCCCAAGGCACGTTCGATTCGATGAACCCCTTCTCGCGCAAGGGGCGGGCGGGCGCGCTGTCATCGGCGATATATGAAAGCCTGCTGGAAACCGCGGAACCCATGGGTGGCGGCATGGCCCCGGCAGATGCTTATGGCGAATATTACGGGCTACTGGCGCATATGGTGGAATATCCGGCCAGCAAGGAGTGGGTCATCTTCCACATGCGGCCCGAAGCGCGGTTTTCAGACGGTACGCCCGTGACCGCGCATGACGTGGTCTTCAGCCATAACCTGTTCATTGAACAGGGCCTGCCGTCCTACAGCCAAGCGGTCAGCAAGCGCGTTCTCTCTGCCGAGGCGTTGGACGATTACACCGTGAAATTCACCTTTGCCGATGGCATATCGCGCCGGTCGTTGATTGACCAGGTGGGCAGCACGCCAGTGTTTTCCAAAACTTGGTATGAGGAGACCGGCGCGCGGCTGGACGAATCGCGCATGGAAATTTCGCCCGGCTCCGGCCCCTACATGCTGGATGAGTTCGAGGTGAACCGCTCCATCACCTACAAGCGCGACCCGGATTACTGGGGCGCGGACCTGCCCAACAATGTGGGGCGGCACAATTTCGATGAAATTCGCATCGAGTACTTTGCCGATGGGGCGGCGGCCTTCGAAGGGTTCAAAAGCGGGATTTACACCTTCCGGGCCGAGAACAATTCGCGCCAATGGGCGACCGGTTACGATTTCCCGGCCATAGAGCGCGGCCATGTCGTGCGCGACGAATTGCCAACCGGCTTGCCGCCCACGCCCACCGGCTTTGTGTTCAACCTTGGGCGCGAGATGTTCGCCGATGCCCGCGTGCGCGAAGCGATCTCTCTGGCCTTCAATTTTGAATGGACGAATGAAACCCTGCAATACGGGCTGTTCAAGCCGCGCGCGTCCTACACCCAAGGCACCCGCTTGCAAGCCGATGGCCCGCCCGAGGGTCTGGAACTGGAATTGCTGGAATCCTTGGGTGATCTGGTGCCGCCCGCCATGCTGACGGAACCGGCCCGGATGCCGCATCTGTCCAATGCCAACCGATTGGCCGACCGTCGCAACATCCGCCGCGCGCGCGGCCTGCTGGAAGAAGCGGGCTGGACCGTGGATGACGCAGGCGCTTTGCGCAATGCCGATGGCCGGCAGATGGTGATCGAGATCCCGGTATCCTCTGCCGGGTCCGCCACGATGGATTCGATTGTCGAAACCTACACGCAGAACTTGCGGCAGTTGGGCATTGACGCGCAATTCCAGCGTATCGACGCGGCCCAGCACACCGACCGCCGCCGCAACCGCGACTATGACATGATCTTCGACCAGTATGGTGCGTTCATGGACACGGGCACCGGGCTGCACCAGCGCTTCGGGTCGGAAACCGCCGAATTCAGCCTGTTCAACCCTGCCGGCTTGGCCAGCCCGCTGGTGGATGCAATCATCGACGCGTCTTTGGATGCCGACACCCCCGAAGCACGGGATGCGGCGCTGATGGCACTGGACCGCGCGCTGCGGCATGAACTTATCATGGTGCCTGCATGGTATAACGATACGGTCTGGGTCGCTTATTGGGATATCTTCAAACACCCCGAAACCATCCCGCCGTTTTCCACCGGAGAGTTGGATTTCTGGTGGTATGACGCGGACCGCGCCGAAGAACTGCGCGCCTCTGGCGCATTGAGGTAA
- a CDS encoding c-type cytochrome → MFDTMVITKTVASLCGALLVLLLGQWAASALYVPRNADAPQAYAIDTGEEDMDAEPVAELTFEEAFEVADADAGSQVWGQCRACHALEAGRNGVGPYLHGVVDRDIASVDGFNYSGALAQVGEVWSPENLNTFIESPANSAEGTSMNFRGIGDVQDRANLIAYIQSQS, encoded by the coding sequence ATGTTCGACACGATGGTGATTACCAAAACTGTGGCTTCGCTTTGCGGTGCGTTGCTGGTTCTGCTGCTGGGCCAATGGGCTGCCAGCGCGCTGTATGTGCCCCGCAACGCCGATGCGCCCCAAGCCTATGCCATCGATACCGGCGAAGAGGATATGGATGCAGAACCGGTCGCCGAACTGACATTTGAAGAAGCGTTCGAAGTCGCCGATGCCGATGCTGGCTCGCAGGTCTGGGGCCAGTGCCGCGCCTGTCACGCGCTGGAAGCCGGGCGCAACGGTGTCGGCCCTTACCTGCATGGCGTTGTGGATCGTGACATCGCCAGCGTGGACGGGTTCAACTACTCCGGCGCTCTGGCGCAGGTGGGCGAGGTGTGGTCGCCCGAAAACCTGAACACTTTCATCGAATCCCCGGCCAATAGCGCCGAAGGCACGTCGATGAACTTTCGCGGCATTGGCGATGTGCAGGACCGTGCCAACCTGATCGCCTATATCCAAAGCCAAAGCTGA
- a CDS encoding prephenate dehydratase — translation MTGKIAFQGELGAYGHQACADTRPDYDPFPCATFHDTMEAVRSGAADLAMVAVENSIYGRVADVHSLLPESGLHIVAEAFVRVHVNLLGVPGATLDQVQEAHGHPVILPQCSGFLRAHGIRGVVSSDNARAAREVAERGDPTHAALASEMAAQIYGLQVLAPQIEDRPDNTTRFLIMAQEPDLSRRGDHGMMTSFLFRVRNIPAALYKAMGGFATNGVNMVKLESYMVNGSFTATQFFAEIEGHPDDANVKLALDELRYFTSYLNILGSYPADPARR, via the coding sequence ATGACCGGCAAGATCGCTTTTCAAGGAGAGTTGGGCGCCTATGGCCATCAGGCCTGCGCCGACACGCGGCCCGATTACGACCCGTTTCCCTGCGCAACGTTTCACGACACGATGGAAGCAGTGCGCTCTGGCGCGGCCGATCTGGCCATGGTCGCGGTCGAGAATTCGATCTATGGCCGTGTGGCAGATGTGCATTCGCTGCTGCCCGAAAGCGGGCTGCATATCGTGGCCGAAGCCTTCGTGCGGGTGCATGTGAACCTGCTGGGCGTGCCCGGTGCCACGCTGGACCAAGTGCAAGAGGCGCATGGCCACCCGGTAATCCTGCCGCAATGCTCTGGCTTTCTGCGCGCCCATGGCATTCGCGGCGTGGTCAGTTCCGACAATGCCCGCGCCGCGCGCGAAGTTGCCGAACGCGGCGACCCGACCCATGCAGCGCTTGCCAGCGAAATGGCCGCGCAGATCTATGGGTTGCAGGTTCTGGCCCCACAGATTGAAGACCGGCCCGATAACACCACCCGCTTTCTCATCATGGCACAAGAGCCCGACCTGTCGCGGCGCGGCGATCACGGCATGATGACCAGCTTCCTGTTCCGCGTGCGCAACATTCCGGCGGCCCTGTATAAGGCAATGGGCGGGTTTGCCACCAACGGGGTGAACATGGTCAAGCTGGAAAGCTATATGGTGAACGGGTCGTTCACCGCGACCCAGTTCTTTGCCGAGATAGAGGGCCACCCGGACGACGCCAATGTCAAACTGGCGCTGGACGAGTTGCGCTATTTCACATCCTACCTGAATATTCTGGGCAGCTACCCGGCAGACCCGGCGCGGCGTTAA
- the aroC gene encoding chorismate synthase produces MSFNTFGHLFRVTTWGESHGPALGATVDGCPPGVALDEAMIQQWLDKRKPGQNRHTTQRREPDAVEILSGVYEGRTTGTPIQLMIRNVDQRSKDYGNIADTFRPGHADITYYQKYGLRDPRGGGRSSARETAARVAAGGVARAVLGQLLPDLHILAYMVQMGPHHIDRARFVESEIARNPFWVPDAQAAEDWARALDAMRRDGNSVGATIEVVAKGLPAGIGAPIYAKLDTELAAAMMSINAVKGVEIGAGMDAAALTGVENADEIDMGADGPDYRSNKAGGILGGISTGQDVVVRFAVKPTSSITTPRESILRDGSPNSVVTKGRHDPCVGIRAVPVAEAMMACVLLDQVLMQRAQTGAIGPVGVIG; encoded by the coding sequence ATGAGCTTCAACACATTCGGCCATTTGTTTCGCGTGACCACATGGGGCGAAAGCCATGGGCCTGCCTTGGGGGCGACAGTCGATGGTTGCCCGCCGGGTGTGGCGCTGGATGAAGCCATGATCCAGCAATGGCTGGACAAGCGTAAACCGGGGCAGAACCGGCACACAACGCAGCGGCGCGAACCCGACGCGGTGGAAATTCTGTCGGGGGTTTACGAGGGCCGCACCACCGGCACGCCGATTCAGTTGATGATCCGCAACGTGGATCAGCGCAGCAAGGATTACGGCAATATCGCCGACACGTTCCGCCCCGGCCATGCCGACATAACATATTACCAAAAATACGGGCTGCGTGACCCGCGCGGGGGTGGCCGGTCCTCTGCGCGCGAAACGGCGGCGCGGGTGGCGGCGGGCGGCGTGGCGCGCGCGGTGCTGGGCCAGCTTTTGCCCGACCTGCATATACTGGCTTACATGGTGCAGATGGGGCCGCACCATATTGACCGCGCCCGGTTCGTTGAGTCAGAGATCGCGCGCAACCCGTTCTGGGTGCCCGATGCACAAGCCGCCGAAGATTGGGCCAGGGCGCTGGACGCCATGCGCCGCGATGGCAACTCCGTTGGCGCCACCATCGAAGTGGTGGCCAAGGGGCTGCCCGCAGGCATTGGCGCGCCGATTTATGCCAAGCTGGACACGGAACTCGCCGCCGCGATGATGTCCATCAACGCGGTCAAGGGGGTCGAGATTGGCGCGGGAATGGATGCCGCCGCCCTGACCGGGGTGGAAAACGCGGACGAAATCGACATGGGTGCGGATGGCCCGGATTATCGCAGCAACAAAGCGGGGGGTATCTTGGGCGGTATTTCGACAGGGCAGGATGTGGTTGTGCGCTTTGCTGTCAAACCGACCAGTTCCATCACCACCCCGCGCGAGTCGATCCTGCGCGACGGCAGCCCCAACAGCGTTGTCACCAAGGGGCGGCACGATCCTTGCGTGGGCATTCGCGCGGTGCCGGTGGCCGAAGCAATGATGGCCTGCGTGCTGCTGGACCAAGTGCTTATGCAGCGCGCGCAAACGGGCGCGATTGGGCCGGTCGGCGTGATCGGTTAA
- a CDS encoding MT-A70 family methyltransferase — MKSAADDLLDTLRGQKFQTILADPPWQFQNRTGKMAPEHKRLSRYPTLSLEEICDMPVEALAGEPAHLYLWVPNALLPEGLKVMEHWGFSYKSNLVWYKVRKDGGPDRRGVGFYFRNVTEVLLFGVRGKNARTLPPGRSQENILVTQKREHSRKPDEQYDLIERCSFGNRLELFARGPRDGWTVWGNQSEDYTPTWNTYSNHSQSNVVPLTVKNR; from the coding sequence ATGAAAAGCGCCGCAGACGATCTGCTCGACACACTGAGAGGGCAGAAGTTTCAGACAATTCTTGCTGACCCGCCTTGGCAGTTTCAGAATCGCACTGGCAAAATGGCACCGGAACATAAGCGCTTGTCACGTTATCCAACCCTGTCGTTGGAAGAGATTTGCGATATGCCGGTCGAAGCCTTGGCCGGAGAACCGGCGCATCTTTATCTTTGGGTTCCAAACGCTCTTTTGCCCGAGGGACTTAAGGTGATGGAGCATTGGGGTTTCAGTTACAAAAGCAACCTTGTCTGGTATAAGGTGCGCAAAGATGGTGGGCCAGATCGGCGCGGCGTGGGGTTCTATTTTCGCAACGTCACGGAAGTTCTGCTGTTCGGGGTGCGCGGCAAGAATGCGCGGACACTGCCGCCGGGTCGGTCGCAAGAAAATATTCTTGTCACGCAGAAACGCGAGCACAGCCGCAAGCCGGACGAACAATATGACCTGATTGAGCGGTGTAGTTTCGGGAATCGCTTGGAATTATTTGCACGCGGCCCGCGCGATGGATGGACCGTTTGGGGCAATCAATCTGAAGATTACACACCCACATGGAATACCTATTCCAATCACTCCCAGAGCAATGTAGTCCCATTAACCGTGAAAAACCGGTAA
- a CDS encoding BglII/BstYI family type II restriction endonuclease, giving the protein MLHDRLPDFVRQHYEVHEWRHASAILASDYPKEWRDILDVLGAFRLRKSWIATGGGSKSKVSGFIDDFLYERGWIEKKFETGVLLDGVRLDSPTHQIDCYRNEVALEIEWNNKDPFFDRDLNNFRLLFDLRAVSVGVIVTRCDELQDIFKKLGRGSSYGASTTHMSKLLPKIEGGGAAGCPLLVFGISPSLYVEDEA; this is encoded by the coding sequence ATGTTGCATGACCGTCTGCCCGATTTCGTAAGACAGCACTACGAAGTGCATGAATGGCGGCATGCCAGCGCAATTCTTGCGTCCGACTATCCAAAAGAGTGGCGTGATATCCTCGATGTTCTTGGGGCATTCAGGCTTCGGAAAAGTTGGATTGCAACGGGTGGTGGGAGCAAGAGTAAGGTCTCTGGCTTCATAGATGACTTTTTGTATGAAAGAGGTTGGATTGAGAAGAAATTCGAGACCGGCGTCCTGTTGGACGGGGTGCGGCTGGATTCACCGACACATCAGATTGACTGCTATCGCAACGAGGTCGCGCTAGAGATTGAATGGAACAACAAGGACCCGTTTTTCGATCGTGATTTGAACAACTTTCGTTTGTTGTTCGACCTGCGGGCAGTAAGCGTTGGGGTGATCGTGACACGTTGCGACGAATTACAAGATATTTTTAAGAAACTTGGGCGAGGATCATCATATGGAGCCTCAACAACGCATATGAGTAAATTGCTGCCGAAGATCGAAGGTGGTGGTGCTGCTGGATGCCCTCTTTTGGTATTTGGCATCTCACCAAGCCTGTATGTAGAGGACGAAGCATGA